From Ipomoea triloba cultivar NCNSP0323 chromosome 5, ASM357664v1, the proteins below share one genomic window:
- the LOC116019523 gene encoding aminopeptidase P1 — translation MAEETLAALRSLMASHSPPLDALVVPSQDYHQSEYVSARDKRREFVSGFTGSAGLALITMNEALLWTDGRYFLQAAQQLSNQWKLMRMGEDPAVDIWMADNLPKEAAIGVDTWCVSVETAHKWECAFAKKQQKLVQTTTNLVDEVWKSRPPAEVNPVMVHPLEFSGRCVADKLKDLREKLVQEKARAIIITGLDEVAWLYNIRGTDVSYCPVAHAFAVVTLVSAFLYVDNRKLSSEVTSFMEENGIEVRDYGEVSKDVTLLACGQLIHSWSKGSQTSSSLGEETKVNGSADKGNDLIWVDPGQCCFALYSKLNVEKVRLQQSPIALAKALKNPVEMEGLKKAHIRDGAAVVQYLVWLDKQMQEIYGASGYFIEAETTCQKKQPNVLKLTEVSVSDKLEEFRASKEHFRGLSFPTISSVGSNAAIIHYSPAVETCAELDPDSIYLFDSGAQYLDGTTDITRTVHFGKPTLHEKACYTAVLKGHIALGNARFPNGTNGNTLDILARTALWRYGLDYRHGTGHGIGSYLNVHEGPHQISFRPAATNVPLQASMTVTDEPGYYEDGNFGVRLENVLIIKEADTKFNFGEKGYLSFDHITWAPYQRKLIDLSLLVPEEVEWLNDYHSKCKEILAPYLNDSEMAWLSKATEPVAA, via the exons ATGGCGGAGGAAACACTCGCAGCTCTTAGGTCACTCATGGCTTCTCACTCCCCTCCGCTCGACGCCTTGGTTGTTCCTTCCCAAGACTATCATCAG AGCGAGTATGTGTCAGCGCGGGACAAAAGGCGCGAATTCGTTTCTGGATTCACCGGAAGTGCTG GTTTGGCACTTATAACAATGAATGAAGCACTTCTATGGACGGATGGACGGTATTTCTTGCAGGCAGCACAACAGCTCAGTAATCAGTGGAAGCTCATGCGAATGGGAGAAGACCCTGCTGTTGATATCTGGATGGCAGAT AATTTGCCCAAGGAAGCAGCTATAGGAGTTGATACATGGTGTGTATCAGTAGAAACAGCACACAAATGGGAATGCGCCTTTGCAAAGAAACAACAGAAATTAGTCCAAACCACAACAAACTTGGTGGATGAAGTTTGGAAAAGTCGGCCACCTGCTGAAGTAAATCCTGTAATGGTGCATCCATTGGAATTTTCTGGCCGCTGTGTTGCAGATAAGTTGAAGGATTTGAGAGAAAAGCTTGTGCAAGAGAAAGCTCGGGCTATCATAATAACAGGGCTTGATGAA GTTGCCTGGTTATATAATATCCGTGGAACTGATGTGTCATATTGTCCTGTCGCTCATGCATTTGCTGTAGTAACATTAGTCTCGGCCTTCCTTTACGTTGACAACAGAAAGTTATCTTCTGAG GTGACCTCTTTtatggaggaaaatggtattgAAGTGCGGGATTACGGTGAAGTTAGCAAAGATGTAACCCTACTAGCTTGTGGCCAGCTCATTCATTCCTGGAGTAAGGGAAGTCAAACGAGCTCTTCATTAGGTGAAGAGACTAAGGTCAACGGGTCTGCTGATAAGGGAAATGATCTCATATGGGTTGACCCTGGCCAATGCTGCTTTGCTTTGTACTCCAAACTAAATGTTGAGAAAGTTCGCCTCCAGCAATCACCTATAGCTCTAGCCAAAGCCCTAAAG AATCCTGTTGAGATGGAAGGATTGAAGAAAGCACATATTCGAGATGGAGCAGCTGTAGTGCAATATCTTGTCTGGCTGGATAAACAG ATGCAGGAGATTTATGGGGCATCTGGTTACTTCATTGAGGCTGAGACAACCTGCCAGAAGAAACAACC GAATGTTTTAAAGCTAACAGAAGTGTCTGTAAGTGATAAGCTGGAGGAATTCCGTGCATCAAAAGAG CATTTTAGAGGCTTGAGTTTTCCTACTATTTCTTCcgttggttcaaatgcggcaaTTATCCATTATTCTCCTGCTGTGGAGACATGTGCAGAACTTGATCCAGATTCTATATACCTATTTGATTCAGGAGCACAG TATCTCGATGGAACAACTGATATAACCCGGACTGTTCACTTTGGTAAACCCACACTACACGAGAAAGCATGCTATACTGCG GTTCTCAAAGGCCATATTGCGTTGGGGAATGCTCGGTTTCCAAATGGGACCAATG GGAATACACTTGACATTCTTGCTAGGACTGCTTTGTGGAGATATGGTCTTGACTACAGACATGGTACTGGTCATGGCATTGGATCTTACTTGAATGTGCATGAAG GGCCTCATCAAATCAGTTTTAGGCCAGCAGCTACAAATGTGCCATTACAAGCTTCAATGACTGTTACAGATG AACCTGGTTATTATGAGGATGGAAACTTTGGTGTGAGATTGGAGAATGTGCTTATTATCAAGGAGGCTGATACTAAATTCAATTTCGGGGAAAAGGGTTACTTGTCGTTTGATCATATAACATGG GCACCATATCAGAGGAAACTGATTGATCTGAGCCTTCTGGTACCTGAAGAGGTTGAATGGTTGAATGACTACCATTCGAAATGCAAGGAAATCCTGGCTCCATATTTGAACGACTCTGAGATGGCATGGCTGAGCAAAGCTACTGAACCTGTTGCCGCATAA
- the LOC116019282 gene encoding anthocyanidin 3-O-glucosyltransferase 5-like, translating to MDTNNQCMLHIGILSSPGIGHIIPALVLGNRLAAVHNVKVTVFVITTANSPTERQLLESSRLNIVQIPPVDISALLDANTKPVTQLCLLVRAALPGVRSALWATNQCRRLDALVGDFFCTEALPVADELNVPKFIYVPTNAWFTALTVYCPVLDKEIVGQYVEQEKGLEIPGCKPVRPEDVVDPMLDRNDEQYREYLRVGGGFSMADGILMNIWEDVDPVSLKALRENETLSKLVGRSPVYAIGPLTRNIEERDGDGMIMQWLDKQPRESVLYVSFGSGGTLSAEQITELAWGLELSEQRFIWVVRPPSKRGPDDAFFTTGQGADGTPNYLPEGFNTRTQKQGLVVPMWTEQALILKHPSTGGFLSHCGWNSTLESIKNGVPIIAWPLYSEQRQNASLLTEELGVAIRPKKLPTKGIVGREEVKTLVKTMLQSNEGKEMRERVVKLRMSAEKAISIGGSSYNSMCELLNTIEKRRSEI from the coding sequence ATGGATACCAATAATCAGTGTATGCTACACATTGGCATCCTCTCAAGCCCCGGCATAGGCCACATAATCCCAGCTCTTGTATTGGGCAATCGCCTCGCCGCCGTCCACAATGTCAAAGTCACCGTCTTCGTTATCACCACCGCAAATTCACCCACCGAAAGGCAACTGCTCGAGTCAAGCCGCCTCAACATCGTCCAAATACCGCCGGTTGACATCTCCGCCTTGCTTGACGCCAACACCAAGCCGGTCACCCAGCTTTGCCTGCTTGTACGCGCAGCTTTGCCGGGTGTGCGGTCCGCGTTATGGGCGACGAATCAATGCCGCCGCCTCGACGCGCTCGTCGGGGACTTTTTCTGCACGGAAGCTCTGCCCGTGGCGGATGAGCTTAACGTGCCCAAGTTTATTTATGTTCCGACCAATGCATGGTTCACGGCCTTGACGGTTTACTGTCCGGTTCTGGACAAGGAAATCGTGGGTCAGTATGTTGAGCAAGAAAAGGGGTTGGAAATCCCGGGTTGCAAACCGGTCCGACCGGAGGATGTGGTTGACCCGATGTTGGACCGGAATGATGAGCAGTACCGTGAGTATCTACGGGTAGGTGGGGGGTTTAGCATGGCAGATGGGATTTTGATGAATATTTGGGAAGATGTTGACCCGGTCTCACTCAAAGCTCTTAGAGAGAATGAAACCCTAAGCAAACTTGTGGGAAGATCACCGGTTTATGCTATCGGTCCGCTGACAAGAAACATTGAAGAAAGAGATGGTGATGGGATGATAATGCAATGGCTAGATAAGCAACCTCGTGAGTCTGTCTTGTACGTGTCGTTTGGAAGCGGTGGAACGTTGTCGGCCGAGCAGATAACCGAGTTAGCTTGGGGGTTGGAACTGAGCGAGCAAAGATTCATTTGGGTGGTCCGACCGCCATCTAAGCGCGGCCCGGACGACGCGTTTTTCACTACCGGACAAGGAGCCGACGGCACGCCAAATTACTTGCCGGAGGGGTTTAACACTCGAACCCAAAAGCAAGGGTTGGTGGTGCCCATGTGGACCGAACAGGCACTGATTCTGAAACATCCGTCAACCGGAGGGTTCCTCAGTCATTGCGGGTGGAACTCAACCCTAGAGAGTATTAAAAACGGGGTGCCTATCATCGCGTGGCCCTTGTACTCAGAGCAAAGGCAAAATGCCAGCTTGCTCACAGAGGAGCTAGGGGTTGCAATTCGGCCTAAGAAGTTGCCAACAAAGGGAATAGTGGGAAGGGAAGAGGTGAAGACATTGGTGAAAACAATGTTGCAGTCCAATGAAGGAAAGGAGATGAGGGAAAGGGTAGTGAAGCTAAGGATGAGTGCAGAGAAGGCTATAAGCATCGGAGGCTCATCATACAATTCCATGTGTGAGCTTCTGAATACGATTGAAAAGAGGAGATCAGAGATTTGA
- the LOC116020427 gene encoding anthocyanidin 3-O-glucosyltransferase 5-like, with protein MDNNNQSKLHICILSSPGIGHLIPALVLGNRLAGVHDLKVTVLVITTADSPTETQLLKSSKMTSHRHLNTVEIPPVDISALFCANTKMDAQLCLLVRAALPGVRSALCAMKHRLDALVVDLFGTEALPFADELNLPKFVYVPTTAWYTALTVYCPVLDKEIAGQYVDQEKPLEIPGCKPVRPEDVVDPMLDRNDPEYRVYLEEGLGYTRSDGILMNTWEDVDPVSLKALRENEALRKVVGRPVYAIGPLTRRTEKKSPEKNRYMQWLDKQPYESVLYVSFGSGGTLSAKQITELAWGLELSEQRFIWVVRPPSECGSNKSFLTIGQGVDDMPDYLPEGFLTRTHKQGLVVPEWAEQTLILRHLSIGGFLSHCGWNSTLESITNGVPMIAWPLYAEQRQNATLLTEELGVAIRPMKLPSKGVIAREEVKKMVKMVLQYEEGKEMRERVEKLRISAEKAISTGGSSYNSMCEVLNAIQKRRDLKLCK; from the coding sequence ATGGATAACAATAATCAGTCTAAGCTACACATTTGCATCCTTTCAAGCCCCGGCATAGGCCACCTAATCCCAGCTCTTGTACTGGGCAATCGCCTCGCCGGTGTCCACGACCTCAAAGTCACCGTCTTGGTTATCACCACCGCGGATTCACCAACCGAAACGCAACTCCTGAAATCCTCGAAGATGACAAGTCATCGTCACCTCAACACCGTCGAAATACCGCCGGTTGACATCTCCGCTTTATTTTGCGCAAACACTAAGATGGACGCCCAGCTTTGCCTGCTCGTGCGCGCCGCTTTGCCGGGCGTGCGCTCCGCCTTGTGCGCCATGAAGCACCGCCTCGACGCCCTCGTCGTCGATCTTTTCGGCACGGAGGCCCTGCCGTTCGCCGACGAGCTTAACTTGCCCAAGTTTGTTTACGTTCCGACCACTGCTTGGTACACTGCCTTGACAGTTTACTGTCCGGTCCTGGACAAGGAAATCGCGGGTCAGTATGTTGACCAAGAAAAACCGTTGGAAATTCCGGGTTGTAAACCGGTCCGACCGGAGGATGTGGTTGACCCGATGCTGGACCGGAATGATCCGGAGTACCGCGTGTACCTAGAGGAAGGACTAGGGTACACTAGGTCAGATGGGATCTTAATGAATACTTGGGAAGATGTTGACCCGGTCTCACTCAAAGCACTTAGAGAGAATGAAGCCCTGAGAAAAGTTGTGGGTAGACCGGTTTATGCGATTGGTCCGCTAACGAGAAGAACCGAAAAGAAAAGCCCCGAGAAGAACCGGTATATGCAATGGTTAGACAAGCAACCTTACGAGTCTGTGTTGTACGTATCGTTTGGGAGCGGCGGAACGTTATCGGCCAAGCAGATAACCGAGTTAGCTTGGGGATTAGAACTGAGCGAGCAAAGATTCATTTGGGTGGTTCGACCACCGTCAGAATGTGGCTCCAACAAGTCCTTTCTCACAATCGGACAAGGTGTAGACGACATGCCGGATTATTTGCCCGAGGGGTTTTTGACCCGGACCCACAAGCAAGGGTTGGTGGTTCCCGAGTGGGCTGAACAGACACTGATCTTGAGACACCTCTCTATCGGAGGGTTTTTGAGTCACTGTGGGTGGAACTCAACGCTAGAAAGCATCACAAACGGGGTGCCAATGATAGCGTGGCCCTTGTACGCGGAGCAAAGGCAAAATGCCACCCTGCTCACGGAGGAGTTGGGGGTTGCAATTCGGCCTATGAAGTTGCCATCTAAGGGAGTAATCGCAAGGGAAGAGGTGAAGAAAATGGTGAAAATGGTGTTACAGTACGAGGAAGGAAAGGAGATGAGGGAAAGGGTTGAGAAGCTTAGGATTAGTGCAGAGAAAGCTATAAGCACCGGAGGTTCATCTTACAATTCCATGTGTGAGGTTCTGAATGCGATTCAGAAAAGGAGAGATTTGAAACTGTGCAAATAA